In Sphaeramia orbicularis chromosome 5, fSphaOr1.1, whole genome shotgun sequence, a genomic segment contains:
- the mbd1b gene encoding methyl-CpG-binding domain protein 1b isoform X2 — MNEEPQISPVPLKEPEESDAAENTEEETGKEENVSKSGKVRTQRSMSESVEEPPPEATVKNEPQEGDKGTAKEEPPFDWFEPLEDDDDDANSWDYQHPSNQRDPEEESLLGETESVAGSDKASRRTHSVQAPRRKRTHPDEGWVDWPELGEGWKRKEVVRRSGSSIGQKDVYYMSPHGDRVRSRVELTSVLERVKDLSSFDYKTGKFLNGEAPPIRIRRKRKMKERDSSSESSWMDRGEGADTPDSYHRLTPSTSIKTAPFNQTSLPTLNARENPTPVSRYYSSDDKIRLPPPSSSRPIPLPSINGEIGTEDSTLVCARCGISFTGTWYDKQRKRPSCPTCWASKTREHPMIRFRKWIPCGQCVGCHNTVNCGQCANCKNGLQSPESRKRICRKRRCICPIRKGPGGFLAHRPHNELSEPLEERVNFQTDYSESKQTPSLKSSDIENFSASADLDDEDDFSTDDDDDWHKKRKRRSCGECKACLCRKDCGTCDFCIDKPKFGGSNKKRQKCRLRQCQRQAMMGQAEFATDPPMIPGRPRPHYTYSRKTNAKRMKGPHTSLDLSDDDDDSSYPAMNWCAEPAGDSGHSNEMNLKNHQSMQLNHSDFGQRNGLPDRVPHISNHSSSVDQSSRLEGDKSQTSRHAHKHTEDEDEELPMITQIFSLADNPTEGGAEIENQLMKLLKSLRSSVLPILWYAIMVEGPQLQLMQCSKESNMTDTMVLIDPGFCYQVTVQRQPLLPTHPLYDDHPAYLSSLTDVVNLLLDLDKYTVCQGLPPTDHIYSRDPVILERASTCEFLVKKNLNMCCNCKSLCG; from the exons ATGAACGAGGAACCACAAATCAGCCCAGTGCCTCTAAAAGAGCCTGAGGAAAGCGATGCTGCGGAAAACACAGAGGAAGAGACCGGTAAAGAGGAAAATGTTTCCAAATCAGGCAAAGTCAGGACTCAGAGGTCCATGTCTGAGTCCGTAGAAGAACCCCCCCCAGAGGCAACAGTTAAGAATGAACCTCAGGAAGGGGATAAAGGGACTGCGAAAGAGGAGCCTCCTTTTGACTGGTTTGAACCCCTGgaggacgatgatgatgatgccaACAGCTGGGACTACCAGCACCCTTCCAATCAGAGAGACCCTGAAGAAGAAAGTCTGTTAGGAGAAACTGAGAGTGTGGCAGGCAGTGACAAGGCCTCTAGAAGGACTCACAG TGTTCAAGCTCCTCGTCGTAAGCGAACCCATCCTGATGAGGGATGGGTTGATTGGCCTGAACTTGGAGAAGGATGGAAGCGCAAAGAAGTTGTGCGTCGCTCAGGTTCTAGTATCGGGCAGAAGGACGTATATTACATGAG TCCTCACGGTGATCGAGTCCGAAGCCGAGTCGAACTGACTTCAGTTTTGGAAAGAGTTAAGGACTTGTCCAGTTTTGATTACAAGACGGGAAAGTTTTTGAACGGCGAGGCACCACCAATAAGAATACGAAGGAAG AGAAAGATGAAAGAGAGAGATTCTTCGTCAGAGTCGAGCTGGATGGACAGAGGGGAGGGGGCGGACACTCCTGACTCCTACCACAGACTGACCCCCAGCACCAGTATAAAGACCGCCCCCTTCAACCAAACCAGCCTCCCCACCCTCAATGCCAGAGAAAATCCAACCCCAGTCTCTCGGTATTACTCAAGTGACGACAAAATCCGACTTCCTCCCCCCTCATCATCCAGACCGATCCCACTCCCCTCCATAAATGGGGAAATCGGGACAGAGGACAGTACACT ggTCTGTGCCAGATGTGGTATTTCCTTTACAGGAACATGGTATGACAAACAGAGGAAGAGGCCGTCCTGTCCCACCTGCTGGG CATCAAAGACGAGAGAACATCCGATGATTCGTTTTCGAAAG TGGATTCCATGTGGTCAGTGCGTTGGATGCCACAACACAGTGAACTGCGGCCAGTGTGCGAACTGTAAGAACGGACTGCAGAGCCCAGAGTCTCGCAAGCGCATCTGCCGGAAACGCAGATGTATATGTCCTATTCGCAAG GGGCCCGGAGGCTTCTTGGCGCATCGGCCTCATAATGAACTCTCTGAACCACTTGAGGAGCGTGTGAATTTCCAG ACTGATTATTCAGAGTCCAAG CAAACACCGAGTCTCAAAAGCAGTGACATAGAGAACTTTTCTGCCAGTGCAGATCTGGACGATGAGGACGACTTTTCaacagatgatgacgacgat TGGCATAAGAAGAGGAAGCGACGCTCCTGTGGAGAATGCAAAGCCTGTCTTTGCAGGAAAGACTGCGGCACATGTGACTTCTGCATAGACAAACCCAAGTTCGGCGGCAGCAACAAAAAGCGTCAAAAATGCAGACTACGTCAGTGCCAGCGGCAGGCGATG ATGGGCCAAGCTGAGTTTGCCACGGACCCCCCGATGATACCGGGCAGACCGCGACCCCACTACACCTACAGCCGAAAGACCAACGCCAAGAGAATGAAAGGACCGCACACGAGCCTGGATTTAtctgacgacgacgacgacagcaGCTACCCAGCG ATGAACTGGTGTGCGGAGCCAGCTGGCGACAGCGGACACTCTAACGAAATGAACTTGAAAAACCACCAATCTATGCAG TTGAATCACTCAGACTTCGGGCAGAGGAACGGCCTTCCTGACAGAGTGCCTCACATCAGCAACCACAGCAGCTCTGTG GATCAGTCCAGCAGATTGGAGGGAGACAAATCCCAAACCAGCAGACATGCTCACAAACAcactgaagatgaagatgaagagctgCCCATG ATCACGCAGATCTTCAGTTTGGCGGATAATCCAACAGAAGGTGGCGCAGAAATTGAAAACCAGCTGATGAAACTGCTCAAGTCGTTGCGCTCGTCCGTGCTGCCCATACTGTGGTACGCCATCATGGTGGAGGGTCCGCAGCTGCAGCTCATGCAGTGTTCTAAAGAATCCAACATGACGGACACTATGGTGCTGATCGACCCGGGCTTCTGCTATCAGGTGACCGTCCAGAGGCAGCCGCTCCTCCCCACCCACCCGCTCTACGACGACCACCCGGCCTACCTGAGCTCCCTCACAGACGTGGTCAACCTGCTGCTGGACTTGGACAAGTACACTGTGTGCCAGGGGCTGCCCCCCACAGACCACATCTACAGCAGAGACCCCGTCATCCTGGAGCGGGCCTCCACCTGCGAGTTCCTTGTCAAGAAAAACCTGAACATGTGTTGTAACTGCAAGTCGCTTTGTGGATAA
- the mbd1b gene encoding methyl-CpG-binding domain protein 1b isoform X1 → MNEEPQISPVPLKEPEESDAAENTEEETGKEENVSKSGKVRTQRSMSESVEEPPPEATVKNEPQEGDKGTAKEEPPFDWFEPLEDDDDDANSWDYQHPSNQRDPEEESLLGETESVAGSDKASRRTHSVQAPRRKRTHPDEGWVDWPELGEGWKRKEVVRRSGSSIGQKDVYYMSPHGDRVRSRVELTSVLERVKDLSSFDYKTGKFLNGEAPPIRIRRKRKMKERDSSSESSWMDRGEGADTPDSYHRLTPSTSIKTAPFNQTSLPTLNARENPTPVSRYYSSDDKIRLPPPSSSRPIPLPSINGEIGTEDSTLVCARCGISFTGTWYDKQRKRPSCPTCWASKTREHPMIRFRKWIPCGQCVGCHNTVNCGQCANCKNGLQSPESRKRICRKRRCICPIRKGPGGFLAHRPHNELSEPLEERVNFQTDYSESKQTPSLKSSDIENFSASADLDDEDDFSTDDDDDWHKKRKRRSCGECKACLCRKDCGTCDFCIDKPKFGGSNKKRQKCRLRQCQRQAMRHLLPFQMGQAEFATDPPMIPGRPRPHYTYSRKTNAKRMKGPHTSLDLSDDDDDSSYPAMNWCAEPAGDSGHSNEMNLKNHQSMQLNHSDFGQRNGLPDRVPHISNHSSSVDQSSRLEGDKSQTSRHAHKHTEDEDEELPMITQIFSLADNPTEGGAEIENQLMKLLKSLRSSVLPILWYAIMVEGPQLQLMQCSKESNMTDTMVLIDPGFCYQVTVQRQPLLPTHPLYDDHPAYLSSLTDVVNLLLDLDKYTVCQGLPPTDHIYSRDPVILERASTCEFLVKKNLNMCCNCKSLCG, encoded by the exons ATGAACGAGGAACCACAAATCAGCCCAGTGCCTCTAAAAGAGCCTGAGGAAAGCGATGCTGCGGAAAACACAGAGGAAGAGACCGGTAAAGAGGAAAATGTTTCCAAATCAGGCAAAGTCAGGACTCAGAGGTCCATGTCTGAGTCCGTAGAAGAACCCCCCCCAGAGGCAACAGTTAAGAATGAACCTCAGGAAGGGGATAAAGGGACTGCGAAAGAGGAGCCTCCTTTTGACTGGTTTGAACCCCTGgaggacgatgatgatgatgccaACAGCTGGGACTACCAGCACCCTTCCAATCAGAGAGACCCTGAAGAAGAAAGTCTGTTAGGAGAAACTGAGAGTGTGGCAGGCAGTGACAAGGCCTCTAGAAGGACTCACAG TGTTCAAGCTCCTCGTCGTAAGCGAACCCATCCTGATGAGGGATGGGTTGATTGGCCTGAACTTGGAGAAGGATGGAAGCGCAAAGAAGTTGTGCGTCGCTCAGGTTCTAGTATCGGGCAGAAGGACGTATATTACATGAG TCCTCACGGTGATCGAGTCCGAAGCCGAGTCGAACTGACTTCAGTTTTGGAAAGAGTTAAGGACTTGTCCAGTTTTGATTACAAGACGGGAAAGTTTTTGAACGGCGAGGCACCACCAATAAGAATACGAAGGAAG AGAAAGATGAAAGAGAGAGATTCTTCGTCAGAGTCGAGCTGGATGGACAGAGGGGAGGGGGCGGACACTCCTGACTCCTACCACAGACTGACCCCCAGCACCAGTATAAAGACCGCCCCCTTCAACCAAACCAGCCTCCCCACCCTCAATGCCAGAGAAAATCCAACCCCAGTCTCTCGGTATTACTCAAGTGACGACAAAATCCGACTTCCTCCCCCCTCATCATCCAGACCGATCCCACTCCCCTCCATAAATGGGGAAATCGGGACAGAGGACAGTACACT ggTCTGTGCCAGATGTGGTATTTCCTTTACAGGAACATGGTATGACAAACAGAGGAAGAGGCCGTCCTGTCCCACCTGCTGGG CATCAAAGACGAGAGAACATCCGATGATTCGTTTTCGAAAG TGGATTCCATGTGGTCAGTGCGTTGGATGCCACAACACAGTGAACTGCGGCCAGTGTGCGAACTGTAAGAACGGACTGCAGAGCCCAGAGTCTCGCAAGCGCATCTGCCGGAAACGCAGATGTATATGTCCTATTCGCAAG GGGCCCGGAGGCTTCTTGGCGCATCGGCCTCATAATGAACTCTCTGAACCACTTGAGGAGCGTGTGAATTTCCAG ACTGATTATTCAGAGTCCAAG CAAACACCGAGTCTCAAAAGCAGTGACATAGAGAACTTTTCTGCCAGTGCAGATCTGGACGATGAGGACGACTTTTCaacagatgatgacgacgat TGGCATAAGAAGAGGAAGCGACGCTCCTGTGGAGAATGCAAAGCCTGTCTTTGCAGGAAAGACTGCGGCACATGTGACTTCTGCATAGACAAACCCAAGTTCGGCGGCAGCAACAAAAAGCGTCAAAAATGCAGACTACGTCAGTGCCAGCGGCAGGCGATG AGACACTTGCTGCCCTTCCAGATGGGCCAAGCTGAGTTTGCCACGGACCCCCCGATGATACCGGGCAGACCGCGACCCCACTACACCTACAGCCGAAAGACCAACGCCAAGAGAATGAAAGGACCGCACACGAGCCTGGATTTAtctgacgacgacgacgacagcaGCTACCCAGCG ATGAACTGGTGTGCGGAGCCAGCTGGCGACAGCGGACACTCTAACGAAATGAACTTGAAAAACCACCAATCTATGCAG TTGAATCACTCAGACTTCGGGCAGAGGAACGGCCTTCCTGACAGAGTGCCTCACATCAGCAACCACAGCAGCTCTGTG GATCAGTCCAGCAGATTGGAGGGAGACAAATCCCAAACCAGCAGACATGCTCACAAACAcactgaagatgaagatgaagagctgCCCATG ATCACGCAGATCTTCAGTTTGGCGGATAATCCAACAGAAGGTGGCGCAGAAATTGAAAACCAGCTGATGAAACTGCTCAAGTCGTTGCGCTCGTCCGTGCTGCCCATACTGTGGTACGCCATCATGGTGGAGGGTCCGCAGCTGCAGCTCATGCAGTGTTCTAAAGAATCCAACATGACGGACACTATGGTGCTGATCGACCCGGGCTTCTGCTATCAGGTGACCGTCCAGAGGCAGCCGCTCCTCCCCACCCACCCGCTCTACGACGACCACCCGGCCTACCTGAGCTCCCTCACAGACGTGGTCAACCTGCTGCTGGACTTGGACAAGTACACTGTGTGCCAGGGGCTGCCCCCCACAGACCACATCTACAGCAGAGACCCCGTCATCCTGGAGCGGGCCTCCACCTGCGAGTTCCTTGTCAAGAAAAACCTGAACATGTGTTGTAACTGCAAGTCGCTTTGTGGATAA